Proteins from a genomic interval of Streptomyces sp. SID8374:
- a CDS encoding ABC transporter ATP-binding protein — protein sequence MTLTLTDVTLTYPDGEGRLTALDRVSLEVPAGTLTAVVGPSGSGKSSLLAAAATLVTPDSGDVVVAGTPTGPLTPAARAALRREHIGIVFQQPNLLPSLTAAEQLQVMAHLSGGSARTARRRALELLDAVGLADREDRRPHQLSGGQRQRINIARALMNEPDVLLVDEPTSALDHERGAAVLDLLVTLTRERATATVLVTHDLAHLDRMDRTVTMDDGRLTVPAQV from the coding sequence ATGACGCTCACCCTCACCGACGTGACCCTCACCTACCCGGACGGCGAGGGGCGGCTCACCGCCCTGGACCGGGTCTCGCTGGAGGTTCCGGCGGGCACGCTCACCGCCGTCGTCGGGCCGTCCGGTTCCGGCAAGTCCAGCCTGCTGGCCGCCGCCGCGACGCTGGTCACCCCGGACTCCGGGGACGTCGTCGTGGCCGGTACGCCGACGGGCCCGCTCACCCCGGCGGCGCGGGCGGCCCTGCGCCGGGAGCACATCGGGATCGTGTTCCAGCAGCCGAACCTGCTGCCCTCGCTGACGGCCGCCGAACAGCTCCAGGTGATGGCCCACCTCTCGGGCGGGTCGGCCAGGACCGCCCGCCGCCGGGCGCTGGAGCTGCTGGACGCGGTGGGTCTCGCCGACCGCGAGGACCGGCGGCCGCACCAGCTGTCGGGCGGTCAGCGCCAGCGGATCAACATCGCCCGCGCCCTGATGAACGAGCCCGATGTGCTCCTCGTCGACGAGCCGACCAGCGCACTCGACCACGAGCGCGGAGCCGCCGTACTGGACCTGCTGGTCACCCTGACCCGGGAGCGCGCCACCGCCACGGTGCTGGTCACCCACGACCTGGCGCACCTGGACCGGATGGACCGCACGGTGACGATGGACGACGGGCGGCTGACCGTACCGGCGCAGGTCTGA
- a CDS encoding IclR family transcriptional regulator codes for MPPSHASTADSKPSGASGGVQSLERAFDLLERMADAGGEVGLSELSASSGLPLPTIHRLMRTLVVCGYVRQQPNRRYALGPRLIRLGESASRLLGTWARPYLQRLVEETGETANMALLDGDEIVYVAQVPSKHSMRMFTEVGRRVLPHSTGVGKALLADTPADEVRALLARTGMPAATEKTITTPEGFLDALEQVRRAGYAVDDNEQEIGVRCLAVSVPNSPTSAAISISGPAGRVTESATERIVPILQQVAGELSDALASNGTN; via the coding sequence GTGCCGCCGTCCCACGCCAGCACAGCCGACTCCAAGCCCTCCGGTGCCAGCGGTGGGGTGCAGTCGCTCGAGCGCGCCTTCGACCTGCTGGAGCGGATGGCCGACGCCGGGGGCGAGGTCGGGCTGAGCGAGCTGTCCGCGAGCAGCGGTCTGCCCCTGCCGACCATCCACCGGCTGATGCGCACGCTCGTCGTCTGCGGTTACGTACGCCAGCAGCCCAACCGCCGCTATGCGCTGGGCCCCCGCCTGATCCGCCTGGGCGAGTCCGCCTCCCGGCTGCTCGGCACCTGGGCCCGCCCCTACCTCCAGCGGCTGGTGGAGGAGACCGGCGAGACGGCGAACATGGCGCTGCTGGACGGCGACGAGATCGTGTACGTCGCCCAGGTGCCGTCCAAGCACTCCATGCGGATGTTCACCGAAGTGGGCCGCCGGGTCCTCCCGCACTCCACCGGGGTGGGCAAGGCGCTTCTGGCCGACACCCCGGCCGACGAGGTCCGCGCGCTGCTCGCCCGTACCGGCATGCCTGCCGCGACCGAGAAGACGATCACCACGCCCGAGGGCTTCCTCGACGCGCTGGAGCAGGTGCGCCGGGCGGGGTACGCGGTGGACGACAACGAGCAGGAGATCGGGGTCCGCTGCCTGGCGGTCTCCGTCCCCAACTCCCCCACCTCGGCCGCCATCTCCATCTCCGGTCCGGCGGGCCGGGTGACGGAGAGCGCGACCGAGCGGATCGTGCCGATCCTCCAGCAGGTCGCCGGAGAGCTGTCGGACGCGCTGGCGAGCAACGGGACGAACTGA
- a CDS encoding sensor histidine kinase — MDSRSHTHVTAALRLCLHALLLGLLALVAVRAVGEGAPHAGAVVALTLVTAGVYGAGALAGTPTVAGAGAGITSVQQAGHARARAGTAARATSAPQDGQARARAETVALAASVRPRTKAAATWLAVLCALWLALLVLSPDALWVAFPLYFLQLHLLPTRWGVPAVVVTAGAAITSFVVHRQEIAPGAFIGPLIGAAVAIATVLGYDALFRESERRRELIVELVATRAELAEAERTAGTLAERERLAREIHDTLAQGLSSIQLLLRAAERTLPADSPATAHVRAAREAAQANLAEARSFVRALAPPDLEHGSLAAALERLCARTTGPDLTVRFAVSGTPVELPTPYEVALLRTAQSALANTVRHAAAGRAEITLSFMDTSVALDVVDDGRGFDPSAAPVDERGDGGFGLPAMRSRAATLGGTLSVESAPGQGTALAVTLPVAAPAQERAA; from the coding sequence ATGGATTCGCGTTCGCACACCCACGTCACCGCTGCCCTGCGGCTCTGCCTGCACGCGCTGCTGCTGGGCCTGCTGGCGCTGGTGGCGGTCCGCGCGGTGGGCGAGGGCGCGCCGCACGCGGGGGCGGTGGTGGCGCTGACGCTGGTGACGGCGGGGGTGTACGGGGCGGGGGCGCTGGCGGGGACGCCGACGGTCGCAGGAGCGGGGGCGGGCATCACCTCCGTACAGCAAGCAGGCCATGCGCGGGCGCGCGCGGGAACCGCGGCCCGCGCGACCTCCGCGCCGCAGGACGGCCAGGCGCGGGCGCGCGCAGAAACGGTGGCGCTCGCCGCCTCCGTGCGCCCCCGCACAAAGGCCGCCGCCACCTGGCTGGCCGTGCTCTGCGCCCTCTGGCTGGCGCTGCTCGTCCTCTCCCCCGACGCCCTGTGGGTGGCCTTCCCGCTCTACTTCCTCCAGCTGCACCTGCTCCCCACCCGCTGGGGCGTGCCCGCCGTCGTCGTCACCGCCGGGGCCGCGATCACCAGCTTCGTCGTGCACCGGCAGGAGATCGCCCCGGGCGCGTTCATCGGCCCGCTGATCGGTGCGGCCGTCGCCATCGCCACGGTCCTCGGGTACGACGCGCTGTTCCGGGAGAGCGAGCGGCGCCGGGAGCTGATCGTGGAGCTGGTCGCCACCCGGGCGGAGCTGGCCGAGGCGGAACGTACGGCGGGCACCCTCGCCGAGCGCGAACGCCTCGCCCGGGAGATCCACGACACCCTCGCCCAGGGCCTGTCCAGCATCCAGCTCCTGCTGCGCGCGGCCGAGCGCACACTGCCCGCGGACTCCCCGGCCACCGCGCACGTCCGCGCAGCCCGTGAGGCCGCCCAGGCCAACCTGGCCGAGGCGCGTTCCTTCGTACGGGCGCTGGCTCCGCCGGACCTGGAGCACGGTTCGCTGGCGGCGGCGCTGGAGCGGCTCTGCGCCCGGACGACCGGGCCGGACCTCACCGTACGGTTCGCGGTCAGTGGTACGCCGGTGGAGCTGCCGACGCCGTACGAGGTGGCGCTGCTGCGGACCGCCCAGTCGGCGCTGGCCAACACGGTGCGCCACGCGGCGGCGGGCCGGGCGGAGATCACGCTGAGCTTCATGGACACCTCCGTGGCGCTGGACGTGGTGGACGACGGCCGGGGCTTCGACCCGTCGGCGGCGCCGGTGGACGAGCGCGGCGACGGCGGTTTCGGGCTGCCCGCGATGCGGTCGAGGGCGGCCACGCTGGGCGGCACGCTGAGCGTGGAGTCGGCGCCGGGCCAGGGCACGGCGCTGGCGGTCACGCTGCCGGTGGCGGCCCCGGCCCAGGAGCGCGCCGCATGA
- a CDS encoding nucleotidyltransferase family protein: MASHVKNPKVAGVLLAAGGGRRLGGRPKALLEHRGRPLVEHALRALRNGGCGPLHVVLGAAAEEVRARADLTGSAVTVNPGWEEGMGSSLRLGLAALSGTGADAALVLLVDQPGIGAEAVARVRVAYRSRTSLVAAAYDGERGHPVLFGAELWAEIAAGAVGDQGARAYLREHRDAITLVECSDVAQAYDIDTAQDLTHLE; this comes from the coding sequence ATGGCTTCTCACGTGAAGAATCCCAAGGTGGCGGGGGTGCTCCTCGCCGCGGGCGGCGGCCGGCGGCTCGGCGGCCGCCCCAAGGCCCTGTTGGAGCACCGCGGCCGCCCCTTGGTGGAGCACGCCCTGCGCGCCCTGCGCAACGGCGGCTGCGGCCCGCTCCATGTGGTGCTGGGCGCGGCGGCCGAGGAGGTGCGGGCCCGGGCCGACCTGACCGGTTCGGCGGTGACCGTGAACCCGGGGTGGGAGGAGGGCATGGGCTCCTCGCTCCGGCTGGGGCTGGCGGCCCTGAGCGGTACGGGGGCGGACGCGGCGCTCGTCCTGCTGGTGGACCAGCCGGGGATCGGCGCGGAGGCGGTGGCGCGGGTGCGGGTGGCCTACCGGTCGAGGACGAGCCTGGTGGCCGCCGCGTACGACGGGGAGCGCGGCCATCCGGTGCTGTTCGGGGCGGAGCTGTGGGCGGAGATCGCGGCGGGGGCGGTGGGCGACCAGGGGGCGCGGGCGTATCTGCGGGAGCACCGCGATGCGATCACGCTGGTGGAGTGTTCGGATGTGGCGCAGGCGTACGACATCGACACCGCACAGGACCTGACCCATCTGGAGTGA
- the alc gene encoding allantoicase, producing the protein MTDAAIPRFTGDASPYAGGDPYADHRTADFPFTHLVDLADRRLGAGVIAANDEFFAERENLLKPGPAVFDPEHFGHKGKIMDGWETRRRRGVSAAEPHPTPDDHDWALVRLGAPGVIRGIVLDTAHFRGNYPQAVSVEAVSLPGSPSPDDLLAPDVKWTTLVPRTPVGGHAANGFAVDAEQRFTHLRINQHPDGGIARLRVYGEVAPDPAWLTALGTFDLAALENGGQVEDASDRFYSPATNTIQPGRSRKMDDGWETRRRRDRGNDWIRYRLAAQSEIRAVEIDTAYLKGNSAGWASLSVRDGEDGDWSEVLPRTRLQPDTNHRFVLDGPVRATHVRIDIFPDGGISRLRLYGSLTDEGAAGLAARHRELGG; encoded by the coding sequence ATGACGGACGCCGCGATACCGCGCTTCACCGGCGACGCCAGCCCGTACGCGGGCGGCGACCCGTACGCCGACCACCGCACCGCCGACTTCCCCTTCACCCACCTCGTCGACCTGGCCGACCGGCGCCTGGGAGCCGGGGTCATCGCCGCCAACGACGAGTTCTTCGCCGAGCGCGAGAACCTGCTGAAGCCCGGGCCGGCCGTCTTCGACCCGGAGCACTTCGGCCACAAGGGCAAGATCATGGACGGCTGGGAGACCCGCCGCCGACGCGGGGTGAGCGCCGCCGAGCCGCACCCCACCCCCGACGACCACGACTGGGCCCTCGTCCGCCTCGGCGCCCCCGGTGTCATCCGGGGCATCGTCCTGGACACCGCCCACTTCCGGGGCAACTACCCGCAGGCCGTCTCCGTCGAGGCGGTCTCGCTGCCCGGTTCGCCGTCCCCCGACGACCTCCTCGCCCCCGATGTGAAGTGGACGACCCTCGTCCCGCGCACCCCGGTCGGCGGCCACGCGGCCAACGGCTTCGCCGTCGACGCCGAGCAGCGCTTCACCCATCTGCGGATCAACCAGCACCCGGACGGCGGGATCGCCCGGCTGCGCGTGTACGGAGAGGTCGCCCCGGACCCCGCCTGGCTCACGGCCCTCGGTACGTTCGACCTCGCCGCGCTGGAGAACGGCGGCCAGGTCGAGGACGCCTCCGACCGCTTCTACTCCCCGGCCACCAACACCATCCAGCCCGGCCGCTCCCGCAAGATGGACGACGGCTGGGAGACCCGCCGCCGGCGCGACCGGGGCAACGACTGGATCCGCTACCGCCTGGCCGCGCAGTCCGAGATCCGGGCCGTCGAGATCGACACCGCCTATCTCAAGGGCAACTCGGCAGGCTGGGCGAGCCTTTCGGTCCGGGACGGGGAGGACGGCGACTGGTCGGAGGTCCTGCCCCGGACCCGGCTCCAGCCCGACACCAACCACCGCTTCGTCCTGGACGGGCCGGTGCGCGCCACCCACGTACGGATCGACATCTTCCCGGACGGCGGGATCTCGCGGCTCCGGCTGTACGGGTCCCTCACCGACGAGGGCGCCGCAGGGCTGGCGGCCCGTCACCGGGAGCTGGGCGGCTGA
- a CDS encoding aldo/keto reductase, with amino-acid sequence MGDVPVHTLNDSTTLPAVGLGTYPLDDAEAEEAVAGALGLGYRLIDTALNYGNETGTGRGIARSGVPREEIRLTTKVPGRHQGYEQTLASFEESRARLGVEYVDLYLIHWPLPHVDKYVETWKAMIRLREDGLVRSIGVSNFTAAHLERLERETGVLPSVNQIEMHPLLPQEELRAVHAAKGIVTEAWSPLARGREVLEDPSTVAIAEDHGVTPGQVVLRWHTQVGAVPIPKSADPGRQRENLDLFGFELTAQELTTIASGRQRRFGGDPDTHEEF; translated from the coding sequence ATGGGCGACGTACCGGTTCATACGCTCAACGACTCCACCACCCTCCCGGCGGTGGGCCTCGGCACCTACCCGCTGGACGACGCGGAGGCGGAGGAGGCCGTCGCGGGAGCCCTCGGGCTCGGTTACCGGCTCATCGACACGGCGCTCAACTACGGCAACGAGACCGGCACCGGCCGGGGCATCGCCCGCAGCGGTGTCCCGCGCGAGGAGATCCGCCTGACCACGAAGGTGCCGGGGAGGCATCAGGGGTACGAGCAGACGCTGGCCTCGTTCGAGGAGTCGCGGGCCCGGCTGGGCGTCGAGTACGTGGACCTGTATCTGATCCACTGGCCGCTCCCCCACGTCGACAAGTACGTCGAGACCTGGAAGGCGATGATCAGGCTCCGCGAGGACGGTCTCGTCCGCTCCATCGGGGTCTCCAACTTCACCGCCGCCCATCTGGAGCGGCTGGAGCGGGAGACGGGCGTGCTGCCGTCGGTGAACCAGATCGAGATGCACCCGCTGCTCCCCCAGGAGGAGCTGCGGGCGGTGCACGCGGCGAAGGGCATCGTCACGGAGGCCTGGAGCCCGCTGGCCCGGGGCCGTGAGGTGCTGGAGGACCCCTCGACGGTGGCCATCGCCGAGGATCACGGGGTGACGCCGGGTCAGGTGGTGCTCCGCTGGCACACGCAGGTCGGTGCGGTGCCGATCCCGAAGTCGGCGGACCCGGGGCGGCAGCGGGAGAACCTGGACCTGTTCGGGTTCGAGCTGACGGCCCAGGAGCTGACCACGATCGCGTCGGGGCGGCAGCGGCGGTTCGGCGGGGACCCGGACACGCACGAGGAGTTCTGA
- a CDS encoding DUF5955 family protein: MGQKRVTGSGEDPRVAELRIAVSRLRRELASLSYEFSDRPIAEEELAALDAMAVGGAVEIPRMRSSLLLIAGSVGSVSALAAALRDVRNAVDLFGEPPRG, from the coding sequence GTGGGGCAGAAGCGGGTCACCGGCAGCGGCGAGGACCCGAGGGTGGCTGAGCTCCGTATAGCCGTCTCCCGGCTCCGCCGCGAACTGGCCTCGCTCTCCTACGAATTCTCCGACCGCCCCATCGCCGAGGAAGAGCTTGCGGCACTGGATGCCATGGCGGTCGGCGGGGCTGTGGAGATCCCCCGCATGCGAAGCTCGTTACTGCTGATCGCGGGGTCGGTCGGCTCGGTCAGCGCGCTCGCCGCCGCCCTGCGTGACGTACGCAACGCGGTGGACCTCTTCGGGGAGCCCCCGCGCGGGTGA
- the aceB gene encoding malate synthase A, producing the protein MSAPAPSTLAIVDAEPLPRQDEVLTDAALAFVAELHRQFTPRRNELLARRTERRAEIARTSTLDFLPETAAVRADDSWKVAPAPAALNDRRVEITGPTDRKMTINALNSGARIWLADFEDASAPTWENVILGQLNLTDAYERRIDFTDPKSGKSYALKPADELATVVTRPRGWHLDERHLQLDGVPVPGALVDFGLYFFHNAQRLIDLGKGPYFYLPKTESHLEARLWNDIFVFAQEYVGIPQGTVRATVLIETITAAYEMEEILYELRDHASGLNAGRWDYLFSIVKNFRDGGAKFVLPDRNAVTMTAPFMRAYTELLVRTCHKRGAHAIGGMAAFIPSRRDAEVNKVAFEKVKADKDREANDGFDGSWVAHPDLVPIALASFDAVLGEKPNQKDRLREDVSVAAGDLIAIDTLDAKPTYEGLRNAVAVGIRYIEAWLRGLGAVAIFNLMEDAATAEISRSQIWQWINADVVFENGEHATADLARKVAAEELAAIREEIGDEAFTAGKWQQAHDLLLQVSLDQDYADFLTLPAYEQLR; encoded by the coding sequence ATGTCCGCACCAGCGCCGTCCACGCTGGCCATCGTCGATGCCGAGCCCCTGCCCCGGCAGGATGAGGTCCTGACCGACGCGGCCCTCGCGTTCGTGGCCGAGCTGCACCGGCAGTTCACGCCGCGCCGCAATGAGCTGCTCGCCCGGCGCACCGAGCGCCGCGCCGAGATCGCCCGTACCTCCACGCTGGACTTCCTGCCCGAGACGGCGGCGGTCCGCGCGGACGACTCCTGGAAGGTCGCCCCGGCCCCGGCCGCGCTGAACGACCGCCGGGTGGAGATCACCGGTCCGACCGACCGCAAGATGACGATCAACGCGCTCAACTCGGGCGCCCGCATCTGGCTCGCCGACTTCGAGGACGCCTCCGCTCCCACCTGGGAGAACGTGATCCTCGGCCAGCTCAACCTGACCGACGCCTACGAGCGCCGGATCGACTTCACCGACCCGAAGTCCGGCAAGTCGTACGCGCTGAAGCCCGCCGACGAGCTCGCCACCGTGGTCACCCGCCCGCGCGGCTGGCACCTGGACGAGCGCCACCTCCAGTTGGACGGCGTCCCCGTGCCCGGCGCGCTGGTCGACTTCGGCCTCTACTTCTTCCACAACGCCCAGCGCCTGATCGACCTCGGCAAGGGCCCGTACTTCTACCTCCCCAAGACGGAGTCGCACCTGGAGGCCCGCCTCTGGAACGACATCTTCGTCTTCGCCCAGGAGTACGTCGGCATCCCGCAGGGCACGGTCCGCGCGACGGTCCTGATCGAGACGATCACCGCCGCGTACGAGATGGAGGAGATCCTCTACGAGCTGCGCGACCACGCCTCCGGGCTGAACGCCGGCCGCTGGGACTACCTCTTCTCCATCGTCAAGAACTTCCGTGACGGCGGAGCCAAGTTCGTCCTGCCGGACCGCAACGCGGTGACGATGACCGCCCCGTTCATGCGGGCGTACACCGAACTCCTGGTCCGCACCTGCCACAAGCGCGGCGCGCACGCGATCGGCGGCATGGCGGCCTTCATCCCCTCGCGCCGCGACGCCGAGGTCAACAAGGTGGCCTTCGAGAAGGTCAAGGCCGACAAGGACCGCGAGGCGAACGACGGCTTCGACGGCTCCTGGGTCGCCCACCCCGACCTGGTCCCGATCGCCCTGGCCTCCTTCGACGCGGTCCTCGGCGAGAAGCCCAACCAGAAGGACCGGCTGCGCGAGGACGTCTCGGTGGCGGCTGGCGACCTGATCGCCATCGACACCCTCGACGCCAAGCCCACGTACGAGGGCCTGCGCAACGCCGTCGCGGTCGGCATCCGCTACATCGAGGCCTGGCTGCGCGGCCTGGGCGCGGTCGCCATCTTCAACCTGATGGAGGACGCGGCCACCGCCGAGATCTCCCGCTCCCAGATCTGGCAGTGGATCAACGCGGACGTGGTCTTCGAGAACGGCGAGCACGCCACCGCGGACCTGGCCCGCAAGGTCGCCGCCGAGGAACTGGCCGCGATCCGCGAGGAGATCGGCGACGAGGCCTTCACCGCCGGCAAGTGGCAGCAGGCCCACGACCTCCTGCTCCAGGTCTCCCTGGACCAGGACTACGCGGACTTCCTGACGCTGCCGGCGTACGAGCAGCTGCGCTGA
- a CDS encoding response regulator transcription factor: protein MSEENAIRLLLADDHPVVRAGLRAVLDTEPDFRVAGEAATAEEAVALAAAGGFDVVLMDLQFGPGPGMHGSEATAAITAVPEGPRVLILTTYDSDADILAAVEAGASGYLLKDAPPQELAAAVRTAAAGRSALAPSVAHRLMVRMRTPAEALTRRELEVLQLVGEGLSNLQISKELFLSQATVKSHLVHIYAKLGVDSRTSAVAAATARRLIRR, encoded by the coding sequence ATGAGCGAGGAGAACGCCATCCGGCTGCTGCTCGCCGACGACCACCCCGTCGTACGGGCGGGGCTGCGCGCGGTCCTGGACACCGAGCCCGACTTCCGGGTCGCGGGCGAGGCGGCCACCGCCGAGGAGGCCGTGGCGCTGGCGGCGGCGGGCGGCTTCGACGTCGTCCTGATGGACCTCCAGTTCGGCCCGGGCCCGGGGATGCACGGCTCGGAGGCCACGGCGGCGATCACCGCCGTCCCCGAGGGCCCCCGGGTCCTGATCCTCACCACGTACGACTCCGACGCGGACATCCTGGCGGCGGTCGAGGCGGGGGCGAGCGGTTACCTGCTGAAGGACGCGCCACCGCAGGAGCTGGCGGCCGCCGTGCGCACGGCGGCGGCCGGCCGCTCCGCGCTCGCCCCTTCGGTGGCGCACCGGCTGATGGTCCGGATGCGCACACCCGCCGAGGCGCTGACGCGGCGGGAGCTGGAGGTGCTGCAACTGGTCGGGGAGGGCCTGTCGAACCTCCAGATCAGCAAGGAGCTGTTCCTGAGCCAGGCGACGGTCAAGTCCCACCTGGTGCACATCTACGCGAAGCTGGGCGTGGACTCCCGTACGTCGGCGGTCGCGGCGGCGACGGCCCGCAGGCTGATCCGCCGCTGA
- a CDS encoding ABC transporter permease: protein MFVAWRDLRFAKGRFALMGSVVVLITLLVGLLSGLTAGLARENVSAVTGLDADHLAFAAPRGDQSVSFTDSTVREDDWRAWADRPGVEAAQPLGIRTLNATAPGDRTAAVSAFGVEPDGTLAPEGIASGRVVLSEKAAEELGAAPGDKIALGRAEREVAAVAGDASYSHTPVVWTTLDDWQQIGHDGAGPAEQATVIALTTTDGVDLAAGDEAAKTRTLSLDDSLSAIGSYQAENGSLQLMRGFLFAISALVIGAFFTVWTIQRSGDVAVLKALGASTPYLLRDALGQAVVMLVIGTGLGTALAAGAGVLIGGGPVPFVLDAATVLVPAVVMIALGALGAALSIRRITAVDPLTALGSAR from the coding sequence ATGTTCGTCGCATGGAGAGACCTCCGGTTCGCCAAGGGCCGGTTCGCGCTCATGGGGTCGGTCGTGGTCCTGATCACGCTGCTCGTGGGCCTGCTGTCCGGCCTGACGGCCGGCCTGGCCCGGGAGAACGTCTCGGCCGTCACCGGTCTGGACGCCGACCACCTCGCGTTCGCCGCCCCGCGCGGGGACCAGTCGGTCTCCTTCACCGACTCGACCGTCCGCGAGGACGACTGGCGGGCCTGGGCCGACCGCCCCGGCGTCGAGGCCGCCCAGCCGCTGGGCATCCGGACTCTGAACGCCACCGCCCCCGGTGACCGTACGGCCGCGGTGTCGGCCTTCGGTGTCGAACCGGACGGGACGCTCGCACCCGAGGGCATCGCCTCCGGCCGCGTCGTGCTCTCCGAGAAGGCCGCCGAGGAGCTCGGCGCCGCCCCCGGCGACAAGATCGCGCTCGGCCGGGCGGAGCGCGAGGTCGCCGCCGTGGCGGGAGACGCCTCGTACAGCCATACGCCCGTCGTCTGGACCACCCTCGACGACTGGCAGCAGATCGGCCACGACGGCGCGGGCCCCGCCGAACAGGCGACCGTCATCGCCCTGACCACCACCGACGGGGTCGACCTGGCGGCCGGGGACGAGGCGGCGAAGACCCGCACGCTCTCCCTCGACGACTCCCTCTCCGCGATCGGCTCCTACCAGGCGGAGAACGGTTCGCTGCAACTCATGCGCGGCTTTCTCTTCGCCATCTCCGCCCTCGTCATCGGCGCCTTCTTCACCGTCTGGACCATCCAGCGCAGCGGCGACGTCGCCGTACTGAAGGCGCTCGGCGCCTCCACCCCGTACCTCCTGCGCGACGCCCTCGGGCAGGCCGTGGTGATGCTCGTCATCGGTACGGGGCTCGGGACCGCGCTCGCCGCCGGGGCCGGGGTGCTGATCGGCGGGGGGCCGGTGCCGTTCGTGCTGGACGCGGCGACGGTCCTGGTGCCTGCGGTGGTCATGATCGCGCTCGGCGCCCTCGGGGCCGCCCTCTCCATCCGGCGGATCACCGCCGTCGACCCCCTCACCGCACTCGGGAGTGCCCGATGA
- the allB gene encoding allantoinase AllB, which yields MSGVDVNLVLRSTRVVTPDGTRPATVAVAGGTIDAVLPYDTEVPAGARLEDFGDDVLLPGLVDTHVHVNDPGRTEWEGFWTATRAAAAGGITTLLDMPLNSLPPTTTVGNLRIKQQVAAPKAHVDTGFWGGALPSNVKDLRPLYEAGVFGFKCFLSPSGVEEFPELDQEQLARSMAEIAGFGGLLIVHAEDPHHLADAPQRPGPAYADFLASRPRDAENTAIEGLIAHAKRLNARVHVLHLSSSDALPLIAAAKREGVRVTVESCPHFLTLTAEEVPDGATEFKCCPPIREAANQDALWAGLADGTIDCIVSDHSPCTTDLKTPDFASAWGGISSLQLGLPAIWTEARRRGHSLDDVARWMSAAPASLAGLTRKGAIEAGRDADFAVLAPEATFTVDPAELFHRNQVTAYAGKTLHGVVRSSWLRGVRIASDGVLAEPTGRLLERDH from the coding sequence GTGTCCGGTGTGGACGTGAACCTGGTACTGCGCTCGACGCGCGTCGTCACCCCCGACGGCACCCGCCCCGCGACGGTCGCCGTCGCGGGCGGCACCATCGACGCGGTCCTGCCGTACGACACCGAAGTGCCCGCGGGCGCCCGGCTGGAGGACTTCGGCGACGACGTCCTGCTCCCCGGGCTGGTCGACACCCACGTCCATGTGAACGACCCCGGCCGCACCGAGTGGGAGGGCTTCTGGACGGCCACCCGCGCCGCGGCGGCCGGCGGCATCACCACGCTCCTGGACATGCCGCTCAACTCCCTCCCGCCGACCACCACCGTCGGGAACCTGCGGATCAAGCAGCAGGTCGCCGCCCCCAAGGCGCACGTCGACACGGGCTTCTGGGGCGGGGCACTCCCCTCCAACGTGAAGGACCTGCGCCCGCTGTACGAGGCCGGGGTCTTCGGCTTCAAGTGCTTCCTGTCGCCCTCCGGGGTGGAGGAGTTCCCCGAGCTGGACCAGGAGCAGCTGGCCCGCTCCATGGCGGAGATCGCCGGATTCGGCGGACTGCTCATCGTCCACGCCGAGGACCCGCACCACCTCGCCGATGCCCCCCAGCGCCCCGGTCCCGCCTACGCCGACTTCCTCGCCTCCCGCCCGCGCGACGCCGAGAACACCGCGATCGAGGGGCTCATCGCCCACGCCAAGCGGCTCAACGCCCGGGTCCACGTTCTGCACCTCTCCTCCAGCGACGCGCTGCCGCTGATCGCCGCCGCAAAGCGGGAGGGCGTCCGTGTCACCGTCGAGTCCTGTCCGCACTTCCTCACCCTCACCGCCGAGGAGGTCCCGGACGGGGCCACCGAGTTCAAGTGCTGCCCGCCCATCCGCGAGGCGGCCAACCAGGACGCCCTGTGGGCCGGGCTCGCCGACGGCACGATCGACTGCATCGTCTCCGACCACTCGCCCTGCACCACCGACCTCAAGACCCCGGACTTCGCCTCCGCCTGGGGCGGCATCTCCTCCCTCCAGCTCGGCCTGCCCGCCATCTGGACCGAGGCCCGCAGGCGCGGCCACTCCCTGGACGACGTCGCCCGCTGGATGTCCGCCGCCCCCGCCTCCCTCGCCGGGCTGACCCGCAAGGGCGCCATCGAGGCCGGACGCGACGCCGACTTCGCGGTCCTCGCCCCCGAGGCGACCTTCACCGTCGACCCCGCCGAGCTGTTCCACCGCAACCAGGTCACCGCCTACGCCGGGAAGACGCTGCACGGCGTGGTCCGCTCCAGCTGGCTGCGCGGGGTGCGCATCGCGTCCGACGGCGTCCTGGCCGAGCCCACCGGCCGCCTCCTGGAACGAGACCACTGA